Proteins encoded together in one Peribacillus asahii window:
- a CDS encoding DNA sulfur modification protein DndB, translated as MLKERGLLESNLIEVINKVKYDKPKVKKIKQGMKEYNFTPGEIQSYFHDTEDKLPELDLRILCLLTQEIYIVTLEDNIKPDVYFTTTELKQAKTFDYSLAREFEEVKFPIILDKVIMIDSENYITIWDIHFIKKLMDNQLLRYNFDTQREHIRIKRNNTMQRGINVNSKSVKEIEESALNNELETTTITINALVGTSDDGEELTYDAKKMQLSVHEGTFLDIVDGFHRITGALNALKKDPEINQVFQVAIKNFNIKQAQKHLAQISKINEINKTHIEALEASRKSDLVVRQLQRESDLRGKISQTNRIHSKVGELVSYNTLADTIEEEFNMKTKMDAMEVGEYLTEFFDLLIGSYPNEFIKDEENNSLMSENIMFGGYVVLAKRMKEEGMPLSKLKKIVNNIDFDRNNVDWTMVNILDVEGRLSPTAKNNVKKFFRGLEL; from the coding sequence ATGTTAAAAGAGAGAGGATTATTAGAATCTAATCTTATTGAAGTAATTAATAAGGTTAAATATGATAAACCAAAAGTAAAAAAGATTAAACAAGGAATGAAAGAATATAATTTTACACCGGGGGAAATACAAAGTTATTTTCACGATACAGAAGATAAATTACCTGAGTTAGACTTAAGGATTCTTTGTTTATTAACCCAAGAAATTTATATTGTAACTTTAGAAGATAATATTAAACCTGATGTATACTTTACTACAACAGAATTAAAACAAGCTAAAACTTTTGACTATTCTCTAGCTAGAGAATTTGAAGAAGTTAAATTTCCGATTATTTTAGATAAAGTAATTATGATTGACTCAGAAAATTATATAACAATATGGGATATACACTTCATTAAAAAGTTGATGGACAATCAATTATTAAGATATAATTTTGATACTCAACGTGAGCATATTAGAATAAAGAGAAATAATACTATGCAAAGAGGTATCAATGTAAATAGTAAATCAGTAAAAGAAATCGAAGAGAGTGCATTAAATAATGAATTAGAAACTACTACAATTACTATTAATGCACTTGTTGGTACATCCGATGATGGGGAAGAGTTGACTTATGATGCTAAAAAGATGCAGCTATCTGTTCATGAAGGAACTTTCCTTGATATCGTAGATGGATTCCATCGTATAACAGGTGCATTAAATGCTCTTAAGAAAGATCCAGAAATTAATCAAGTATTCCAAGTAGCAATTAAAAATTTTAATATTAAACAAGCCCAGAAACATCTCGCCCAAATTTCGAAAATCAATGAAATTAATAAGACTCACATTGAGGCTTTAGAAGCTTCTAGAAAGTCTGACTTGGTTGTTAGACAACTACAAAGAGAATCTGATTTAAGAGGGAAGATATCTCAAACGAATAGAATACACTCTAAAGTGGGAGAGTTAGTTTCTTATAATACACTTGCAGATACAATCGAAGAAGAGTTCAACATGAAAACTAAGATGGATGCTATGGAAGTAGGAGAGTATCTAACAGAGTTCTTTGATCTTTTAATTGGTTCCTACCCAAATGAGTTTATTAAAGATGAGGAAAATAATTCTTTAATGAGTGAAAATATTATGTTTGGTGGATATGTAGTCTTAGCTAAAAGAATGAAAGAAGAAGGAATGCCTTTAAGTAAACTTAAAAAGATTGTAAATAATATTGATTTTGACAGAAACAATGTAGATTGGACTATGGTGAATATTCTTGATGTAGAAGGAAGACTTTCTCCTACTGCAAAAAATAATGTGAAGAAGTTTTTCAGGGGTTTAGAGTTGTAA
- a CDS encoding BC1872 family protein has product MNREIDRLVIEKVLELSYKESDEFGLWVILEEGEDAVLFRPSENIKDAWIVLEKFDFADVKRVTGYGDDFYSVTLAVAMMDGAYNDIEVRENTAPMAICKAALKSVGVEI; this is encoded by the coding sequence ATGAATAGAGAAATTGACCGTTTGGTTATTGAAAAGGTTTTAGAATTGTCCTATAAAGAGTCAGATGAATTTGGGTTATGGGTAATTTTAGAAGAAGGGGAGGATGCTGTTTTATTTAGACCTTCAGAAAATATAAAAGATGCATGGATAGTTCTTGAAAAATTCGATTTCGCTGATGTTAAACGAGTTACAGGGTATGGTGATGACTTTTACAGTGTTACATTAGCAGTAGCTATGATGGATGGGGCGTATAATGATATTGAAGTAAGGGAAAATACAGCACCGATGGCTATCTGTAAAGCAGCGTTAAAATCAGTTGGTGTGGAAATTTAA
- a CDS encoding AimR family lysis-lysogeny pheromone receptor — translation MKEFNLKKYIRDLQSKDHTLLSKLAEIAGHTSTSPIIKWLDNPHRELDNFCSLLLIVRHLFPQKENEIMSRYSLLLDPNKKAARYMLEYLSTHRLLEPMQLLLDKMGKESYKKSQEWVEVYSVLYELQLNYRTLDKEEYLRKIIKIKVNDPKLNFLLNSIKAYMYFIKGNHKMSNEIIKVLAIKFEDLKDSYVKNSYYARLNESLAYLNLWVLNDNDAARKNASIVLESNIGKQFDAQAYFTLGYSYYFTSYDKAEEYILKSIDMYNRIGFTETTRQIEEGYERLKIYWGKKQIDEPFLTVENELLFRALRKEDISDDLQRFGGDIDEARRNFILGVSKDDVDLLLLSMIQYLKNGNTLYANVPMNELKKINYNPVILNELINVHR, via the coding sequence TTGAAAGAATTTAACCTCAAGAAGTACATTCGTGATTTACAATCGAAAGATCATACTTTACTATCTAAATTAGCTGAAATAGCAGGTCATACAAGCACATCACCCATTATAAAATGGTTAGATAACCCTCATCGAGAACTTGACAATTTTTGTAGTCTACTATTAATTGTAAGACATCTCTTCCCACAAAAAGAGAATGAAATTATGTCTAGGTACTCTTTACTACTAGACCCAAATAAAAAAGCAGCTCGTTACATGCTTGAATATCTCTCTACACATAGACTTCTCGAACCTATGCAATTATTATTAGACAAAATGGGAAAAGAGTCATATAAAAAGAGTCAAGAGTGGGTAGAAGTATACTCTGTTTTGTATGAATTACAATTAAATTATAGAACTTTAGATAAAGAAGAATACTTAAGAAAGATTATAAAAATAAAAGTTAATGATCCCAAATTAAACTTTCTCCTTAATTCTATTAAAGCATATATGTATTTTATTAAAGGAAATCATAAGATGTCTAATGAAATTATCAAAGTATTAGCAATTAAATTTGAAGATTTAAAAGATAGCTATGTTAAAAATAGTTATTATGCTAGGCTTAACGAATCATTAGCATATCTGAACTTATGGGTATTAAATGATAATGATGCAGCTCGTAAAAATGCTTCGATTGTATTGGAGTCGAATATAGGGAAACAGTTTGATGCTCAAGCTTATTTCACATTAGGTTATTCATATTACTTTACGTCATACGATAAGGCAGAGGAATATATATTAAAAAGTATTGACATGTATAACAGAATTGGTTTCACCGAAACGACGAGACAAATAGAAGAAGGTTATGAACGCTTAAAGATATATTGGGGTAAAAAACAAATAGATGAACCTTTTCTAACAGTGGAAAACGAACTCTTATTTCGCGCGTTGAGAAAAGAAGACATTTCAGATGATTTACAGAGGTTTGGTGGAGATATCGATGAAGCTAGAAGGAATTTTATATTAGGAGTTAGTAAAGATGATGTAGATTTATTGTTATTATCCATGATACAGTATTTGAAAAATGGAAATACACTGTATGCGAATGTACCAATGAATGAGTTAAAAAAAATAAATTATAATCCAGTTATTTTAAATGAATTGATAAATGTTCATAGATAA
- a CDS encoding 3'-5' exonuclease: MHVIIFDLEMNNVYKKERTNSIVEIGAVKVKLENLEIQQYFQTYIMPHVGIGKGTMKFIQMDENDVRKAVSPKQALSEFVEWIGKDYYLCSWGDIDKLYLIQECVNESFPLSWLKNYNDIQPAIANAIVGKKIIKLKDAIRESGIKEEGYSHSAMYDAVNTSSLFIKYHDQIELKTSTASENYSYSKDLYRKCNKCGIVKYFTKLHRIKKKPTNFCRDCHLENQILKRKEKFGE; the protein is encoded by the coding sequence ATGCATGTAATTATTTTTGATTTAGAGATGAATAATGTTTATAAAAAGGAGCGAACGAATAGTATCGTTGAAATTGGGGCAGTTAAAGTTAAATTAGAAAATTTAGAAATTCAACAATATTTTCAAACATATATTATGCCTCACGTGGGAATAGGGAAAGGTACTATGAAATTTATACAAATGGATGAAAATGATGTAAGAAAAGCGGTTAGTCCTAAACAAGCTTTAAGTGAATTTGTTGAATGGATTGGAAAAGATTATTATTTATGTTCATGGGGTGATATAGATAAACTTTATTTAATACAGGAGTGCGTCAATGAAAGTTTTCCTTTATCATGGTTAAAAAATTATAATGATATTCAACCTGCAATTGCCAACGCTATAGTCGGGAAAAAAATTATTAAATTAAAAGATGCGATAAGAGAATCTGGAATTAAGGAAGAAGGATATTCGCATAGCGCAATGTATGATGCAGTGAATACATCATCATTATTTATTAAATATCATGATCAAATTGAATTAAAAACAAGCACTGCATCTGAAAATTATTCATATAGCAAAGACTTATATAGGAAATGTAATAAATGTGGAATAGTCAAATATTTCACAAAGCTACATCGTATAAAAAAGAAACCTACAAATTTTTGTAGAGATTGTCATTTGGAAAATCAAATATTAAAGAGAAAAGAGAAGTTTGGAGAGTAA
- a CDS encoding AbrB/MazE/SpoVT family DNA-binding domain-containing protein has product MEVERKIRKVGNSLGVLLPSSMLKEIGVKDGDTVYISMGNDGEIVIRNTEQKKNNEKFKKQVIAIIDEYMENKE; this is encoded by the coding sequence ATGGAGGTTGAACGTAAGATTCGAAAAGTAGGAAATTCATTAGGAGTATTATTACCATCTAGTATGCTTAAAGAAATAGGGGTTAAAGATGGTGACACTGTATATATAAGTATGGGAAATGATGGTGAAATCGTCATTAGAAACACTGAACAGAAAAAGAACAACGAAAAGTTTAAAAAACAAGTAATTGCAATAATTGATGAGTATATGGAAAACAAAGAATGA
- a CDS encoding phage lytic cycle repressor MrpR family protein gives MLYNENIKEEFLNEYNNEATQDTMRHLFLKSAETEDMLKKDLYDFTLEEIGTIMYEINPKTTNSARTYGRFINYYIDWAIEHYRTGNVSSLNGEPIDHFDKYIDKDLKLLYSEEEIIEMEDKLINYQDKVVIRMLFEGVEGDGLSELLNLQEDDVDFEKGILHLKDDKKGERTLEIKDEDKRCLEFIQKASGESYYHFKNGEGKGKNKGIELLENNYVVKSVRNRAINLERADKHLIYRRLATVSKMLEYPYLNAKNIMKSGMLKMAKDLYVRDGELEKVQLTEIAERFNATKVKINNTLDYNLTPIKSVVTIDNLKELYPEIFM, from the coding sequence ATGCTGTACAATGAGAATATTAAAGAAGAGTTTTTAAACGAATATAACAACGAAGCTACCCAAGATACAATGAGACATTTATTTTTAAAGAGTGCTGAAACAGAAGACATGTTGAAAAAGGACTTATACGATTTTACACTTGAAGAAATCGGTACTATTATGTATGAAATAAACCCAAAAACCACTAATTCAGCAAGAACTTACGGAAGATTTATTAATTATTATATAGATTGGGCTATTGAGCATTATAGAACAGGTAATGTAAGCTCTTTAAATGGCGAGCCTATTGATCATTTTGATAAATATATTGATAAGGATTTAAAACTACTTTATTCAGAAGAAGAAATTATTGAAATGGAAGATAAGCTTATAAATTATCAAGATAAAGTAGTCATTAGGATGTTGTTTGAAGGTGTTGAAGGTGACGGGTTATCTGAGTTGTTAAATTTACAAGAAGATGATGTTGACTTTGAAAAGGGTATTTTACATCTTAAAGACGATAAAAAAGGAGAAAGAACATTAGAGATTAAAGATGAAGATAAACGCTGTTTAGAGTTTATTCAGAAAGCATCTGGAGAATCTTATTATCATTTTAAAAATGGAGAAGGAAAAGGTAAAAATAAAGGCATAGAATTATTAGAAAATAACTATGTTGTTAAATCTGTGAGAAATAGAGCTATTAATTTAGAGAGAGCAGATAAACATTTAATTTATAGAAGGTTAGCAACAGTTAGCAAGATGTTGGAATACCCGTACCTTAATGCGAAGAATATCATGAAATCTGGCATGTTGAAAATGGCTAAAGATTTATACGTTAGAGATGGAGAACTGGAGAAAGTGCAATTAACTGAGATAGCAGAAAGATTCAATGCTACAAAAGTTAAGATAAATAATACACTTGATTACAATTTAACGCCTATTAAATCTGTGGTAACAATAGATAATTTAAAAGAACTATATCCTGAAATATTTATGTAA
- a CDS encoding HNH endonuclease gives MVIVCDIKTKKEKKFKFPYENNHKYICGVEHKLCSDCNEWLLMTDEFYYKNSANRVDGYNPYCKECTIRRSATYVRKPENWKRKLELKRMRKNRDKSNEYLRKRKAENEELREYIKEYNKNYRKNNKDKIKIYNNNRMQKNHDITTQEWNSCKSYFNHSCAYCGISEVEAKDLYGQNLHREHVIPEGRNDLKNCVPACRMCNSLKNRIPFNTWYNPNNPIFSEERYLMIYKWLRFDVKKFMKKKKK, from the coding sequence TTGGTTATAGTTTGTGACATTAAAACTAAGAAAGAAAAGAAATTTAAATTTCCATATGAAAATAACCACAAATATATTTGTGGTGTAGAACATAAATTATGCTCAGATTGTAATGAATGGCTGCTGATGACCGATGAATTTTATTATAAGAACTCTGCTAATAGAGTTGATGGTTATAATCCATATTGTAAAGAGTGTACTATCAGAAGATCAGCTACATACGTCAGGAAACCTGAAAACTGGAAAAGAAAATTAGAATTAAAAAGGATGAGAAAAAATAGAGATAAAAGTAATGAGTATCTAAGAAAACGAAAGGCAGAAAATGAAGAATTAAGAGAATACATAAAAGAATATAATAAAAACTATCGGAAAAATAATAAAGATAAAATTAAAATATATAACAATAATAGAATGCAGAAAAATCACGATATAACAACTCAGGAATGGAATTCATGTAAGTCATATTTTAATCATTCTTGTGCATATTGTGGGATATCAGAAGTTGAAGCAAAAGATCTTTATGGTCAAAATTTACATAGGGAGCATGTTATCCCTGAAGGTAGAAATGATTTGAAAAACTGTGTACCTGCATGTAGGATGTGTAATTCTTTAAAAAACAGAATCCCTTTTAATACTTGGTACAATCCTAATAATCCTATTTTTAGTGAAGAAAGATATCTAATGATATATAAATGGCTGAGATTTGATGTTAAGAAGTTCATGAAGAAAAAGAAGAAATGA
- a CDS encoding DUF5659 domain-containing protein — MSKNFFFCYSKYVSTYLVNKGFKPITTAREMKENKVFTLYEITPDLQAALTEYKKNR; from the coding sequence ATGTCAAAAAACTTCTTTTTCTGTTACTCAAAATATGTATCTACTTATCTTGTGAATAAAGGTTTCAAGCCGATCACGACAGCTAGAGAAATGAAAGAAAATAAAGTTTTTACGCTTTACGAAATTACACCTGATTTACAGGCAGCATTAACTGAATACAAAAAGAACAGATAA
- a CDS encoding HNH endonuclease: protein MNKKVCSDCGENKALTDFYSQNKYSKTRGNWIYFNPECKECTKRRAVTWKAQNMDRWYENYKEYYVENRDMYIDNAKNWNNENAERKQENYKSWQRSNPEKLSVYNQYKRMHGTHKITNEEWENCKNYFNYRCAYCHLPIEEHYIKFNGKVRLGDFHKEHVDHNGSNNLANCVPSCKSCNGRKHTSSLEEWFNISKDFDQNNLHKIKKWLDSDYKQYINKITI, encoded by the coding sequence TTGAATAAAAAGGTATGTTCAGATTGCGGAGAAAATAAAGCTTTGACGGATTTTTACTCACAAAATAAATATTCGAAGACAAGAGGTAATTGGATTTATTTTAACCCTGAATGCAAGGAATGTACTAAAAGGAGGGCTGTGACATGGAAAGCGCAAAATATGGATAGATGGTATGAAAATTATAAAGAGTATTATGTTGAAAATAGAGATATGTATATAGATAACGCTAAGAATTGGAATAACGAAAACGCTGAAAGAAAACAAGAAAATTATAAAAGTTGGCAAAGAAGTAATCCAGAAAAGTTAAGTGTATATAATCAGTATAAACGAATGCACGGTACTCATAAAATAACAAATGAAGAGTGGGAGAACTGCAAGAACTATTTCAACTATAGATGTGCGTATTGTCATTTACCAATTGAGGAACATTACATAAAATTTAATGGTAAAGTTAGATTAGGTGATTTCCATAAAGAACATGTGGATCATAATGGTTCTAACAACTTAGCTAATTGTGTTCCGAGTTGTAAGAGTTGCAATGGAAGAAAACACACCTCTAGTTTGGAGGAATGGTTTAATATCAGTAAAGATTTTGATCAGAACAATTTACATAAAATCAAGAAGTGGTTAGATAGTGATTATAAACAATACATAAATAAAATTACAATATAA
- a CDS encoding helix-turn-helix domain-containing protein, producing the protein MMKVNVGDFLRLKRLEKRMTLSDIASKVGVSTNYISEIEKGTKSNPSDDKIIQLAEIFNLNEDDLFVAFNKLPLSARKEIYAHPSLAKALSELNNDQSLSYEKKEQFYNKLVYWYKKISEEDN; encoded by the coding sequence ATGATGAAGGTGAATGTGGGTGATTTTCTTAGATTGAAAAGACTAGAGAAAAGAATGACACTTAGCGACATAGCAAGTAAAGTTGGGGTATCAACTAATTATATAAGTGAAATTGAAAAAGGTACTAAATCAAATCCATCTGATGATAAAATTATTCAGCTTGCTGAAATTTTTAATTTAAATGAAGATGATTTATTTGTTGCGTTTAATAAATTACCTCTATCAGCAAGAAAAGAAATTTACGCTCACCCTAGTTTAGCAAAAGCCTTATCGGAGTTAAACAACGATCAATCATTGAGCTACGAAAAGAAAGAGCAATTTTATAACAAATTAGTATATTGGTATAAAAAGATATCAGAAGAAGATAATTAA
- a CDS encoding zinc-ribbon domain-containing protein — translation MSKLMAILEKEILVEASGMNIKHYEEIGYTIPRQKDRKGRLNVKKGTKILVKVTDLPRRSSTLVTKICDECGKHIGEIAYASLMANRNKGDGIDRCRKCAMLKNGINRKENVPYEKSLDYFAKTNNKEYLLEEFSDKNDKKPENINYCTTDEYLWICNKCKSEFVMQPAYRSSGGNCPYCIGRKVNHTNCLWTTHPEIAKLLKNKERGYEVLSTHSKSLEILKCDKCGYESEKIINHIRKYGFVCPKCSDAVSYPEKFMASMLDQINIEHKKEKTFEWSKVNNSKKRYDFYIPSLNCIVETHGKQHYDGGFEYHNGGKTLEEERKNDLIKKELAINNGIQHYIIIDCRESSIEYIKSNIMSSDLSVLLNLNEIDWLKCHEYACNSMVKAACDLWNEGVKSTSEIKNKLSIGKGTALRYLKQGAELGWCDYDPKKVSSKARSINGKINGKKKSKKVVQLSPKREFINEFESMEAARIATNAKNIPAVCKGIFKSSGGFLWMYKEDYEKNKDYLLSLPEVQVSRERKVIQLSLNGEFIKEWSSVKEATSISHGIRRVCKGRQKTAGGYKWMYKEDYDNIYKSTNKGVKI, via the coding sequence ATGAGTAAGTTAATGGCTATATTGGAAAAAGAAATATTAGTAGAAGCTTCTGGAATGAATATTAAACACTACGAAGAAATAGGTTATACGATCCCTAGGCAAAAAGATAGAAAAGGTAGATTGAATGTAAAGAAAGGAACTAAAATTTTAGTCAAAGTAACTGACTTACCTAGAAGAAGTAGCACATTGGTAACTAAAATATGTGATGAGTGTGGAAAACACATTGGGGAAATTGCATATGCGTCCCTTATGGCTAATAGAAATAAAGGGGACGGAATAGACAGATGTAGAAAATGTGCAATGTTGAAAAATGGGATCAACAGAAAAGAAAATGTACCGTATGAAAAGTCTCTTGATTATTTTGCTAAAACAAATAACAAAGAATATCTATTAGAGGAGTTCAGTGATAAAAATGATAAAAAACCAGAAAATATAAATTACTGTACTACTGATGAATACCTATGGATATGCAACAAATGTAAAAGTGAGTTCGTTATGCAACCAGCTTATAGATCATCTGGTGGAAATTGCCCTTATTGTATAGGAAGAAAGGTTAATCATACCAACTGTTTATGGACTACTCACCCTGAGATAGCGAAGTTGCTTAAAAACAAAGAACGTGGTTATGAAGTACTTTCTACACACAGTAAATCATTAGAAATATTAAAGTGTGATAAATGTGGCTATGAATCTGAAAAAATAATCAACCACATTAGAAAATATGGATTTGTTTGTCCGAAATGTTCAGATGCTGTGAGTTATCCTGAGAAATTTATGGCTAGTATGTTAGATCAAATTAATATTGAACATAAAAAAGAAAAAACATTTGAATGGTCGAAAGTTAATAATAGTAAGAAAAGATACGATTTTTATATACCTTCATTGAATTGCATCGTTGAAACTCATGGTAAACAACATTATGATGGTGGTTTTGAGTATCACAATGGAGGTAAAACTCTTGAAGAAGAAAGGAAAAATGATTTAATCAAAAAAGAGTTAGCTATCAATAACGGAATTCAACATTATATTATCATTGATTGCAGAGAATCTAGTATCGAATACATAAAAAGCAATATAATGTCAAGCGATTTATCAGTTTTGTTAAATTTAAATGAAATTGATTGGTTGAAATGTCATGAGTATGCTTGTAATTCAATGGTGAAAGCGGCTTGTGACTTATGGAATGAAGGGGTTAAAAGCACATCGGAAATAAAAAATAAACTATCAATAGGTAAAGGTACTGCTTTAAGGTATTTAAAACAAGGTGCTGAATTAGGTTGGTGTGATTATGATCCTAAAAAAGTAAGCAGTAAAGCTAGGTCGATTAACGGTAAAATAAACGGTAAAAAGAAATCTAAGAAAGTGGTTCAATTGTCACCAAAAAGAGAATTTATAAATGAATTTGAAAGTATGGAAGCTGCTAGAATAGCAACGAACGCCAAGAATATACCAGCAGTTTGTAAAGGGATATTTAAGTCATCTGGTGGCTTCTTGTGGATGTATAAAGAGGATTATGAAAAGAATAAGGATTATCTTCTTTCTTTACCCGAAGTACAAGTTAGCAGAGAAAGAAAAGTAATTCAACTATCTTTGAACGGAGAGTTTATAAAAGAATGGAGCAGTGTAAAAGAAGCGACTTCTATATCACATGGAATACGAAGAGTGTGTAAAGGTAGACAAAAAACCGCAGGTGGTTACAAATGGATGTATAAAGAAGATTATGATAATATTTATAAATCTACGAATAAAGGAGTAAAAATATGA
- a CDS encoding tyrosine-type recombinase/integrase — MQAANNKEVKLLNAIENNRESKISDLHDYKVFNDIQNYFNDLETFSKNTKRGYERDIKDFFEGFLKKDIRYLTENDLKIDKKLILKFRKWLIDSEEYANSTINRKIRGLKSLYDTLSSYEYDVNLNSFNKIRELPNKTKAHGTLTPEEAFKMAELALETEREQKKIKYYLIQTAIRTSLRISDLLALEWNDFKEKDDLVVITIYEEKTNKETEKPLVRSFHEELLSIKEEGKDKVFNIDRDTITRMMKRLRVKMGFPPERNIVFHSFRNVGINFVLDVTGDVKAAAEQGNHSNINTTYSHYLDRNKNYDNMAGVLMDKELNENVLNDLSKEELLELIDKLSFKSKVELIKLAEGNIK, encoded by the coding sequence ATGCAAGCTGCTAATAATAAAGAAGTAAAATTATTAAATGCCATTGAAAATAACAGAGAGTCAAAAATTTCTGATTTACATGACTATAAAGTTTTCAATGACATACAAAATTATTTTAATGACCTCGAAACATTTAGCAAGAATACGAAAAGAGGTTACGAAAGAGATATTAAAGATTTCTTTGAAGGGTTTCTAAAAAAAGATATCAGATACCTTACTGAAAATGATTTAAAAATTGATAAAAAGCTCATTTTAAAGTTTAGAAAATGGCTCATAGATAGTGAAGAATATGCAAATTCAACAATCAATAGAAAAATTAGAGGATTGAAGAGTTTATACGATACATTAAGTTCATATGAGTATGATGTTAATTTAAACTCATTTAATAAGATTAGAGAGCTTCCTAATAAGACTAAAGCACACGGAACATTAACACCTGAAGAAGCTTTTAAGATGGCTGAGTTAGCATTAGAAACTGAAAGAGAACAAAAGAAAATAAAATATTACCTAATTCAAACTGCAATAAGAACGTCTTTGAGGATTAGTGATTTGTTAGCTTTAGAATGGAACGACTTTAAAGAAAAAGATGATTTAGTAGTAATTACAATATATGAAGAGAAAACAAATAAAGAAACTGAAAAACCATTAGTACGAAGTTTTCATGAAGAATTATTAAGTATTAAAGAAGAGGGAAAAGATAAAGTATTTAATATCGATAGAGATACTATAACTAGAATGATGAAAAGACTTAGAGTGAAAATGGGTTTCCCACCAGAAAGAAATATTGTATTTCACAGTTTCCGAAATGTAGGGATTAACTTTGTATTAGATGTTACTGGGGACGTTAAAGCAGCAGCCGAACAAGGAAATCACAGTAACATCAATACTACCTATTCTCATTATTTAGATAGAAATAAGAACTATGATAATATGGCTGGAGTATTAATGGATAAAGAGCTAAATGAGAATGTTTTAAATGATCTAAGTAAAGAAGAGTTGTTAGAATTAATTGATAAATTAAGTTTTAAAAGTAAAGTTGAATTAATAAAATTAGCAGAAGGAAATATAAAATAG
- a CDS encoding helix-turn-helix domain-containing protein: MIEIQLGKCLLFDLLKKRGWTQIALSDKTGIKKSQISAYIHNKQFMSLKTAILIASVLDCHVDDLYEYQIVEDQ; this comes from the coding sequence ATGATTGAAATTCAACTCGGAAAATGCCTACTATTTGATTTATTAAAGAAGCGTGGCTGGACGCAAATTGCTCTTAGTGATAAAACAGGTATCAAAAAGTCTCAAATATCTGCTTATATCCACAATAAACAATTCATGTCATTAAAGACTGCAATTCTCATCGCTTCTGTTTTAGACTGTCATGTTGATGACCTTTATGAATATCAGATTGTCGAAGATCAATAG
- a CDS encoding defense against restriction DarA-related protein, whose protein sequence is MTNLIYTVEVKDWNNDDTYPTLYEGSSLIIAMMHFKEAHLNNEDVVLFITDQEGNELDVITNYNNENNNVIHCNDFFVPTDKELKKEHNEVVKQKEVYVNLYQEELTKNETIKKDNERLYNQVRKQSQEINKLNNTIKSLKVVNENDTTKQQTNNNLFWYAYRLRGFSPFCQPKGHIKVDQTIGRYGIIAYARPLTDNELEEYDLVPYNEAVTA, encoded by the coding sequence ATGACTAACTTAATTTACACTGTGGAAGTAAAGGATTGGAACAATGATGATACATACCCAACTTTATATGAGGGATCAAGCCTTATTATCGCTATGATGCATTTTAAAGAAGCTCACCTTAATAATGAAGATGTTGTATTATTCATTACAGACCAAGAAGGAAACGAACTTGACGTTATTACTAACTATAATAATGAAAATAATAATGTTATTCATTGTAATGACTTCTTTGTTCCAACTGACAAAGAACTAAAGAAAGAACATAATGAAGTTGTTAAACAAAAAGAAGTATACGTTAATCTATACCAAGAAGAATTAACTAAAAATGAAACAATCAAAAAGGATAACGAGCGTCTATATAATCAAGTAAGAAAACAAAGTCAAGAAATCAATAAATTAAATAATACAATTAAGTCATTAAAGGTTGTAAACGAGAATGACACAACAAAACAACAAACTAATAACAATCTATTCTGGTATGCTTACCGTTTACGTGGTTTCTCTCCATTCTGTCAACCTAAAGGACATATTAAAGTAGATCAAACTATAGGAAGATATGGTATAATTGCATACGCTAGACCGCTAACAGATAACGAACTAGAAGAGTATGACCTTGTACCATATAATGAAGCGGTAACGGCTTAA